Proteins encoded in a region of the Salmo trutta chromosome 34, fSalTru1.1, whole genome shotgun sequence genome:
- the LOC115173156 gene encoding leukotriene B4 receptor 1-like codes for MDNLNSSNTSSLDPTSPDSGRLISSIVLGLCCALGLPGNIAVLVFILRGSSRRPNFTLCLILNLASSDILCLATVPMWIYTLLHGWTLGSAACKLATFLLYLSLYANVLTVTLLGVQRYLQVLYPQMWNRLGRKGKAALVLALWGLACALTAPAVTTRYVGDGELKCRRHSGSDAERVAVLILETFLGFVVPFSVLVTSYCCLHRRVNKTALFNSARLTRLVTSVLVAFFVLWVPVHIVNMVDIAGMVLRASRPEASAVLLRHRSAAARVVRSFTFVNSCLDPFLYAFASRRNWK; via the coding sequence ATGGACAACCTCAACTCCTCCAACACCTCCAGCTTGGACCCCACCTCCCCGGATTCGGGCCGCCTGATTTCGAGCATCGTCCTGGGGTTGTGCTGTGCGTTGGGCCTCCCTGGTAACATAGCTGTCCTGGTGTTCATCCTGCGCGGCTCGTCCCGACGCCCCAACTTTACCCTGTGCCTCATACTGAACCTGGCGTCCTCCGACATCTTATGCCTGGCCACGGTGCCCATGTGGATTTATACTCTCCTGCACGGCTGGACTCTGGGCAGTGCCGCCTGCAAGCTAGCCACCTTCCTGCTCTACCTCAGCCTGTACGCGAACGTGCTAACGGTCACTTTACTCGGTGTCCAGCGCTATCTCCAGGTGCTATACCCGCAAATGTGGAACCGGCTGGGGCGCAAGGGGAAGGCGGCGCTGGTTCTGGCCCTGTGGGGGCTCGCCTGCGCCCTGACTGCCCCCGCCGTGACCACTCGCTATGTGGGTGATGGCGAGCTAAAGTGCCGGAGACACAGTGGATCCGATGCTGAAAGAGTAGCGGTCCTCATCTTGGAGACCTTTCTGGGGTTTGTGGTCCCGTTCTCTGTGCTGGTCACGTCCTACTGCTGCCTCCACCGGCGGGTGAACAAGACGGCGCTGTTCAACAGCGCCAGGTTGACGCGTCTGGTCACCAGTGTGCTGGTCGCCTTCTTTGTCCTCTGGGTCCCCGTGCACATCGTCAACATGGTGGACATTGCCGGAATGGTGCTGCGGGCTTCCCGGCCAGAGGCGTCGGCAGTGCTGCTGCGCCACAGGAGCGCGGCAGCACGTGTCGTCCGGAGCTTCACATTTGTCAACAGCTGCCTGGACCCGTTCCTGTACGCCTTCGCCTCGCGGAGGAACTGGAAGTAG